The proteins below come from a single Scatophagus argus isolate fScaArg1 chromosome 15, fScaArg1.pri, whole genome shotgun sequence genomic window:
- the olig4 gene encoding oligodendrocyte transcription factor 4: MDSDSGSTGSRASSPDLVVDDSAGSFFSNKMFQTYCRENRAENEPIQTRNERCNGGGKAKNRSELSKDEVQDLRLKVNSRERKRMHDLNQAMDGLREVMPYAQGPSVRKLSKISTLLLARNYILMLSSSLEEMKKLVGDVYGGSAAVQNRTAAHPAITPAAPTAHLPLHPLAQSLHSLVGSTPSALPHHTTSTAAAPAPHSPPSTSFLGFHAPVQGLLKEPLHLTSSYRHFPGMPCPCSLCQPLPTTTSTLHSLSMTK, encoded by the coding sequence ATGGATTCTGACTCTGGCTCCACTGGCAGCCGTGCCTCATCCCCGGACCTGGTGGTGGATGACTCTGCTGGGAGCTTCTTCTCCAACAAGATGTTCCAGACATACTGCcgagaaaacagagcagaaaacgAGCCCATCCAGACCAGGAATGAGCGCTGCAATGGGGGTGGTAAGGCGAAGAACAGGTCTGAGCTCAGCAAGGACGAGGTGCAAGACCTGAGACTGAAAGTCAACAGTCGGGAGAGGAAAAGGATGCATGATCTGAACCAGGCGATGGATGGCCTGAGAGAGGTCATGCCTTATGCTCAGGGACCTTCAGTCCGCAAGCTATCGAAAATCTCCACTTTGCTGTTAGCTCGCAACTACATCCTCATGCTATCTAGCTCcttggaggagatgaagaaattGGTGGGGGATGTTTATGGAGGTAGTGCTGCTGTCCAGAACCGCACAGCTGCCCACCCTGCTATTACACCTGCAGCCCCCACAGCCCACCTCCCGCTGCACCCTCTGGCCCAGTCTCTGCACTCTCTGGTGGGCAGCACGCCTTCAGCTCTCCCACACCACACCACGTCTACAGCTGCAGCCCCGGCTCCGCACTCCCCGCCGTCCACAAGCTTCCTGGGTTTTCATGCTCCTGTGCAGGGCCTTCTAAAGGAGCCACTCCACCTGACCAGCTCCTACAGGCACTTCCCTGGCATGCCCTGCCCCTGCTCACTCTGCCAGCCTTTGCCCACCACTACCTCCACATTACACAGTCTGTCTATGACCAAGTGA
- the bsdc1 gene encoding BSD domain-containing protein 1 isoform X2: MAEGEGWWGGWLQQSFQAVKEKSSEALEFLKRDLTEFSTVVQQDTACSIVATATAVRNKLAVEGSSETTEKVKKSLSSFLGVISDTLAPPPDKTIDCDVITLVATPAGTTEVYDSSKARLYSLQADPATYCNEPDGPPEQFDNWLSSFNLEDKKGEISELLVSSPSIRALYTKMVPAAVAHSEFWQRYFYKVFQLDQEEARRVALKQRAEQTTHTETLGWEEEEEDDFLGATSSSHLNFAPQLDSSSTQLPTTLTGTGTTVLSPVLSPSEERDATLSVSSDSVSLPTQVEVRSEPVVVELAKTLTEASLEDVAVKMQDDRRCGKSDLTVEAQVEAVTQPEVTVDGASLQASAPNSKPEAAKEEGPQDLRVFELNSDSGKSTPSNNGKKGSSTDVSEDWEKDFDLDMTEEEVQMALSKIEASGEMDEDWENWD, from the exons ATGGCTGAAGG AGAAGGATGGTGGGGAGGCTGGCTTCAGCAGAGCTTCCAGGCCGTCAAAGAGAAG TCATCTGAGGCCTTGGAATTCCTAAAGCGAGACCTGACAGAGTTCTCTACTGTTGTGCAACAAGATACAGCCTGCTCTATTGTGGCTACGGCCACAGCTGTCAGAAACAAGCTCGCA GTGGAAGGTTCCTCTGAGACCACAGAAAAGGTGAAGAAGAGCCTCTCTAGTTTCTTAGGGGTGATATCAGATACGCTTGCTCCACCCCCTGATAAAACCATCGACTGTGATGTAATCACATTGGTGGCAACTCCAGCAGGAACTACAGAAGTCTATGACAGTTCTAAG GCACGTCTCTACAGCTTGCAAGCTGACCCAGCAACATACTGCAACGAACCTGATG GTCCCCCAGAGCAGTTTGACAACTGGCTGTCCAGCTTTAATTTGGAAGATAAGAAAGGAGAAATCTCAGAGCTTTTGGTCAGCAGTCCCTCTATAAGAGCCCTTTACACTAAAATG GTACCAGCAGCTGTAGCCCATTCAGAATTCTGGCAGAGGTATTTCTACAAAGTCTTCCAGCTGGACCAG GAGGAGGCAAGGAGAGTGGCGCTGAAGCAAAGGGCAGAACagactacacacacagagacgctgggctgggaggaggaggaggag GATGACTTCCTTGGTGCCACGTCATCATCTCATCTCAACTTTGCACCCCAGTTGGACAGCAGCTCGACCCAGCTGCCCACGACTTTGACAGGAACAGGAACGACTGTGCTGAGCCCCGTGCTGTCTCCCAGCGAAGAGCGTGACGCCACCCTCTCGGTCAGCAGCGACAGCGTCAGCCTGCCAACGCAGGTGGAAGTGCGGTCAGAGCCTGTTGTTGTAGAGCTGGCCaagacactgacagaagctAGTTTGGAAGATGTAGCAGTCAAGATGCAAGATGATCGAAGGTGTGGAAAGAGTGACTTAACTGTTGAGGCTCAAGTGGAAGCTGTAACCCAGCCAGAGGTCACTGTTGATGGAGCATCACTGCAGGCTTCTGCCCCCAACTCTAAACCAGAAGCAGCAAAGGAGGAGGGGCCGCAGGACCTGAGAGTGTTTGAGCTTAATTCTGACAGTGGGAAGTCTACGCCCTCTAACAATGGCAAGAAAG GGTCCAGCACCGATGTGAGTGAGGACTGGGAGAAAGACTTTGACCTGGacatgacagaagaagaagtccAGATGGCACTATCTAAAATAGAAGCTTCTGGAGAG ATGGACGAAGACTGGGAGAACTGGGACTGA
- the bsdc1 gene encoding BSD domain-containing protein 1 isoform X1, whose amino-acid sequence MAEGEGWWGGWLQQSFQAVKEKSSEALEFLKRDLTEFSTVVQQDTACSIVATATAVRNKLAVEGSSETTEKVKKSLSSFLGVISDTLAPPPDKTIDCDVITLVATPAGTTEVYDSSKARLYSLQADPATYCNEPDGPPEQFDNWLSSFNLEDKKGEISELLVSSPSIRALYTKMVPAAVAHSEFWQRYFYKVFQLDQEEARRVALKQRAEQTTHTETLGWEEEEEEDDFLGATSSSHLNFAPQLDSSSTQLPTTLTGTGTTVLSPVLSPSEERDATLSVSSDSVSLPTQVEVRSEPVVVELAKTLTEASLEDVAVKMQDDRRCGKSDLTVEAQVEAVTQPEVTVDGASLQASAPNSKPEAAKEEGPQDLRVFELNSDSGKSTPSNNGKKGSSTDVSEDWEKDFDLDMTEEEVQMALSKIEASGEMDEDWENWD is encoded by the exons ATGGCTGAAGG AGAAGGATGGTGGGGAGGCTGGCTTCAGCAGAGCTTCCAGGCCGTCAAAGAGAAG TCATCTGAGGCCTTGGAATTCCTAAAGCGAGACCTGACAGAGTTCTCTACTGTTGTGCAACAAGATACAGCCTGCTCTATTGTGGCTACGGCCACAGCTGTCAGAAACAAGCTCGCA GTGGAAGGTTCCTCTGAGACCACAGAAAAGGTGAAGAAGAGCCTCTCTAGTTTCTTAGGGGTGATATCAGATACGCTTGCTCCACCCCCTGATAAAACCATCGACTGTGATGTAATCACATTGGTGGCAACTCCAGCAGGAACTACAGAAGTCTATGACAGTTCTAAG GCACGTCTCTACAGCTTGCAAGCTGACCCAGCAACATACTGCAACGAACCTGATG GTCCCCCAGAGCAGTTTGACAACTGGCTGTCCAGCTTTAATTTGGAAGATAAGAAAGGAGAAATCTCAGAGCTTTTGGTCAGCAGTCCCTCTATAAGAGCCCTTTACACTAAAATG GTACCAGCAGCTGTAGCCCATTCAGAATTCTGGCAGAGGTATTTCTACAAAGTCTTCCAGCTGGACCAG GAGGAGGCAAGGAGAGTGGCGCTGAAGCAAAGGGCAGAACagactacacacacagagacgctgggctgggaggaggaggaggaggagg ATGACTTCCTTGGTGCCACGTCATCATCTCATCTCAACTTTGCACCCCAGTTGGACAGCAGCTCGACCCAGCTGCCCACGACTTTGACAGGAACAGGAACGACTGTGCTGAGCCCCGTGCTGTCTCCCAGCGAAGAGCGTGACGCCACCCTCTCGGTCAGCAGCGACAGCGTCAGCCTGCCAACGCAGGTGGAAGTGCGGTCAGAGCCTGTTGTTGTAGAGCTGGCCaagacactgacagaagctAGTTTGGAAGATGTAGCAGTCAAGATGCAAGATGATCGAAGGTGTGGAAAGAGTGACTTAACTGTTGAGGCTCAAGTGGAAGCTGTAACCCAGCCAGAGGTCACTGTTGATGGAGCATCACTGCAGGCTTCTGCCCCCAACTCTAAACCAGAAGCAGCAAAGGAGGAGGGGCCGCAGGACCTGAGAGTGTTTGAGCTTAATTCTGACAGTGGGAAGTCTACGCCCTCTAACAATGGCAAGAAAG GGTCCAGCACCGATGTGAGTGAGGACTGGGAGAAAGACTTTGACCTGGacatgacagaagaagaagtccAGATGGCACTATCTAAAATAGAAGCTTCTGGAGAG ATGGACGAAGACTGGGAGAACTGGGACTGA